TCATTGGTCCTTTCTATGAGAgatgatgaaaaaaaaagaagacatactCTAAACATATGCAGCATTATCAATGACTATTGTCCTTGGAAGAATGAAACAAGTAAAATTTAGAAGAGCAGTATTcacctctacttcctgactgAAAAACAATGTGAATAACTTTCTCAGGCTACTGCAGCCAGGACTACCTGAATCTTGATGGACTATACTTGCCATCTCAGATCCTATTAACTCTATGATCTTAGGTTGCTTCTGTTTGGTATGTGTTTTTGAATGCTGGAtcaacattttcatttctcagcAGGAAGAAAATTAACCAATGGAAATGTGCCCTCCATACTAAAAGGATTTTCTTAGGCTGGAAGGCAAAAGGGCAAGTGGCCATGTACTGATATTTCCTATTTTCTGAGTCAAGTGAAACATCTTCTCAGTGTAGATTCAGGACAGAGATAAAActtaataaatatacaatcaatTTATCACATGAAATATTTGTCATTGAAGAAAtgtaaggaaaaacaaataatacattgaacattttaagacaaaaataatcCTCATTTTGACAGTTGTTTTGTATATAGTGTTAGTCATGTGTAAAGAACCAGAAATCATTAAATCAGGAATCAAATGTTTATTTACATAGTGATCAATTCAATGACATAAGATTGAACAAACCTCTGTAAATCCTGTGGCCCACTGTATCATATGATCAGACAAAAACAGTTGGTGAACATGGGGAGCCTTTGAAGAAAATGTTCCAACTTTCATATTTTGCCTGAGACCATTTGGGAAATTCCAGAAGTTGAGAATATCATACTCTTCATCTAATTTCATTTGGGAATCCAATACTACATGGTGTCCAGCACCATTTTTTAACTGGATTTTCTTGAGAAAAGGATGAAGCTGAAAGGGATGTAGAATCTTATGACAAATTTATTCCCAGAAATATTAACAGAACCAAATAAAATGGCATCTCACATTGATTATAATTCCTGACACGAAATGTGACAAGGTATTAATGATTTTAATGATGAACCCCCCTAATTACACAATCAATATGTTTCCTTACTGTCAATGAGTGTCAAAAGAAAGCACTGataggcacacaaacacaaaacaggatTAACCGGAATGGTTATTGAAGCACATACCCAAAATTTGCAAATGCTAGTCACATCTAATTACTAAAGGAAAATGCTCAAATTTCAGAGCACTGAGGGTCTAGTGGCAGGGTCTAGTTCACCCAGAGACTGCCTACATCCTAGTCCTTTTCTCTGCCCATGGGACTAGGTAAGagtgggcctgtttctggccctCCTTCATCTGCCCTGCTTGGAGCCAGCTGAGACCTAAGGACAGCTTACAGAGGATCCCATCCCAGCAGGGCCCAGCCTAtgcagagactgccaaggcccctcTACTAGTCCAGTCTCCATCTacgggaagaggagagccatcagagtattaaACCTGCTTGTACCCAatggaagggaaccttggtccagtacccaaaaggagaggaagagacttcttctgcacccactggaagaagagttgggaagaagacaatataaaatctcattcaacaacaaaaaatccaatatgacacctctggagtctagggaccctacaccagcaagacctgaccaTATCAAAATAGATGatgaagaaaatgaccttaaaaacaacttcatgaaaatgatagaggccctcaaggaggatatgagaaaaattcatgaaagaaatggaagaaaaaacaaataaaaaatacaagaaatcaacaaatctcttagagaaggccaagaaaaaacaatcaaacagatgaaggtaacaattcaaaatctgaaaattgaaacagagacaataaagaaaacacaaactgagggaatgatggaaatagaaacccccccaaaaagcaTGTTACCAGGAGAAGATTATGTGGTCATTTGTAACTCAAAGTGCATATTGACATACACACATTTGATCCTTATTTTTGCCACCCATTCATCTTGTACATGTGTCTACAATGATATTTAGAGAAGAAATTACATATGTCCTTTACATATGAAATCACCCACAAAGTACAGTTGTATAATAAGTGTTTTTACAAAGCCTTTGTATGTCACAGTGCTATTGTTAAAATGCATTGAAAGAGAAATTACCTCCCAGGGGTAGATATTCCTCTCCCCATTTCCATGAGGTTCAATTTCTACTTGTTTGACAGTCATCTTATGGAGAGTTTGAGCCACAGCATACACAGAATTATATATATTGTAACTTGCTTCAGTCATGGACATTTCCCATAAATTTGAAGGAAGCAATTCCAAAGAAACATTTGGTTGACAGTTAGCAGATACTTTACAATCAGGTAGAGATAAAGAGCAATTGAACCAATTTTTCCAGAAAATATCAAGATAATGGTCATCTGGGTATTTAGAAGGGGTATATGCCTGAATAAACGTTCTAAAGTCAGAAATCTCATCATGGTGATGGGTAAAAAGGAGAGTGCCATGAAATGAATCAAAAATAAAAGGTTCAAAACAGATACTGCTATCAAATTTTGCATTCATGACCCAGACTTTCCATGTTTTTACAAAATGCAACGAACGTATTATTAAGCAATGTAAAGACTCCCTGTCATCATAAATGATAACCACATTTGCAGATGACTTCTCAATCACATTAATAGTCTCCATGAATGAAGTGTCATAAAAAAACAAGTTCTCTGGAGCCATTTTTACAAAGGCTATACACACTCTATTCCTGTACATCTCTCCTCTCATGTCTGAGAGAATCTTACTTCCTTTATGGTTATCTATGAGGACCAGCCCCACCCAGGTCCAGCTGAAATGAAGCAGCAAAGAGATAATGCCAAGTGACAGAGATGAGTCCTTTGGAGCTGTCTGGTAGACATAAGGGAACTGGCCTCTGTCATTCAGGAGAGTGTTAAAAGGTCCAAAACTAAGCTGAAGGGAATCAAATCAGAAACCAGAGTTAAACCAATGATATATGAAACAAACTTAGACATGAGACTCCACTTAGGATTTATATTGTCAAATTCTGTTCATGTTGTTTTAAAATCCTATCTCATTCCTGAAGACTTTTACTGAGAATTCCTGACAAGACATGGAGTTTTCTGAGTACctactcattttctctatcccaAGCAAAGTATATGAAGCTACATAAACAaatgcctgacttctctttaataGACAAGAGATGGGCCTCTCCCCTTTACATGATAAAACAGTAGAAATATCCTCATTAcaataccattttcttttttcctcacagTCATATCCCTCACCTGTGGATATTTGTAGAGATTCAGCAGTCTTCCAATGCGTGCAGAAGTTAACCATGATGCCCCTGTAAGTAGAGCAACAGCCTTGCTCTCCCTTCTACATCTATAGTTGGGAATGCCAATTCCTATtcctgtgagccaaaagaaagcTTCTGTGAGAATACCCCATTCACTTCTTTGGACATCATAGAGATCAAATCCCAGAGATGTGTTGGGTAAAAGATGAGGGTTCCTGTTGATCTCCTCAATGGCAAATATGAAAGACAAAGAACACTGGTAGTTCTGCAATTTGAACCTGCGAAAAAAATTTCATCAATATTGCTGAAGAAGACCCATATCATCCTGCTTACCAGTGTCATTCAATGGCTTTTAGAATTTCAATGCTGTAATTCCACGACCAAATAAACTTGTATCTTCACTGTAATGGGTATAATTTGAATGCCTGGCATATAGAGTAAGTGATGGTTTCATCCCCTAAAAGCCTTGAGTGTATCTATAAGTCATTGTGAGAAAACCTGAGTTGAACTGATAGCACTGGAGATATCTTCTGATAAGAAGATCCACATAGCAGAACTACTAGTATTTACACTGTGTGGAAATAACTAGCATATTGAATCTCCCTTTTGTATAACCAGTTATTGTTCTCCAATATGATCTGTATCCCTTATCAttataaattaactttaaaaattattatttcatgcCAAGATATTTTTTCATAGTGAACAatgtcctttctttcctctagcagttgatggaaatagatgcagagcCCATCAGGCAAATAGTAGGCTGACCTCAAAGAAATgacaaaagaggaggaggaaggattgtgggagccagagagTTTGAGGACACCAAGACACATGACAAATGGTCAGTTGACACACAGAATCAATTATTCACTagtcataggggctcacagagactgaagcggCAACCATGGAGCCTGTGCGGGTGTATGTTAGACCCTCCACATACCTGCTGTGGTTATTATCTGGGGGTATTGTTGGATTACTAACAGTGGATATGGAGTGTCTCTGACTCTACTGCCTGATCCTGAGATATTTTTCCTCCTATTGACATGCCTCATCCAGCCATATAGGAGGGGTTAATCGTGAAATTATTGCATCTCCTTACACTGTGATATCAACTGGGAGGAGTACTTTTTTTCTTAAGGGAAAAACAGGAGCAATGAAtctgagaagggaagagaggccTGGTAGGAGTGGATGCAGGGAAAGCTATACTTGTGATGTATTGTATGACAGAAgaataaagtcatttttaagaaaaagatttatgCAAATATGTGCCTTTAAatctaacatatatatatatatgtatatatatatatatgaatgtatatatagaCATAAATGAAGTTCATTATTTTAAGGATATTTCTAACCACTAAAGACTcactaaaaacaaataattgaatGACTGAGAGTATACAGATCCTACACAGGGTTTTTGACTTATCTTTTAAGCTAAACAGGAGTCCATCTTCATACCATCAAATCCACTGGATTGAACAACTACAACAGGATTAGTAAATGtaattatatctttaaaaagacagaatgtGACAAGCCAGTAGTTTTAAATGTGGGAAGGGATATCTATATATGCAAAATTGTCTTCATACATAACGAGTAAAAAATTTTCAATGTGACCAATTCTGGGTCAAAAAGCTCTCAACAGAAACAACTTTCCAAGTGTTTATAagtttaataatttcatttgttcCTTACTGTGAACAGGTatgaattttaaatgttctgtCGTTGGGAGATTAAAAGAATGAGAAACTCCTCAATAAATATTCTCACAATAGAATGTAAATTTACAATGGATTGTAAATTTATGTGTCTTAAGCTCATTATGTCTTAAGGTGTTGACAAATAAAAATGGTGGAATGATGTAATGCTTGAAATCAGTTTTGAAATGAAAGACTCATATAAAAGATTAAGATATATGGATGTTTCCATGATCAGGAAAAAAACCTGCAAAACATTTGCAAAGTCCAACATTATAAGTGGTTTTAGGTACATAGATTTTGAGATATAAAGGtaatatatatgatattaaagtctgtaaaataatattaacaatTATGAAAACCTGTATATAATGTAAGTTGAATTCATCATTGTGTAGAGTCCACAATGAAGAGAGTCAAAACACTGAAAATTCCCTTAGTTCTTGCAAGGGAAAGGACAGTCAGGACAACAAAGCCTGCTGACTATGCTCACAATAATAGCACATTAATGGCCTGAGAGTCAGAGATTCTTTACAAGCCAAATATTAAACTTTGACATCAATTTAAAAAGGCTTCAATATAACAGAACCAGTATATATTCTTTACTAAATATGTAGTCTTAAACATCCATCCAGAAAAAGGATGAGaacctttaaaatattcaatgtgTCTCTTTAGCAAATTTCAGGTTGTTAATCCTCAAAAACTTATGTTTAATCATATGACATATTATTTAGAGAACAATTTTTCACTCCTGATTGTCTTTGTAATAAATGGATAGGGCTCAGTATCCCCATATACTTTAGCTTACTACAGCATTGTAGTGCCTATCAACATCTGGAAGAAAGCAGCTAATCTTAAATGCTCGGGTCAAGTCTAAAAGCTGATTTTTATCAATTATAGAGCATCCTCTCTTCCTCAAAGAGTACTTCTTACATATAGAATGTGTTCTTCAGTGCACTAACCATGCATGTTCCCTTATTTAAAGGGGCTGCAGGACATGCTGAACCCAAATTCATGGATTTGGGAAATTATTCAGGAATCCCACACTGGGTCATTGGATGTCAGCTGCCTTCTCTTACAAAGCCCTGGGTACTTGCTCTTATGCAGTAGTCTAATCTAACAAACAGCTGATt
This genomic stretch from Cricetulus griseus strain 17A/GY chromosome 4, alternate assembly CriGri-PICRH-1.0, whole genome shotgun sequence harbors:
- the LOC100770839 gene encoding vomeronasal type-2 receptor 116 isoform X2 — encoded protein: MEISIPNYICRREIKAVALLTGASWVTSACIEKLLNLYKFPQTHVLVCTFDDSQCSWETKWNRYSDGNVVIAAFVPLSIYNIYNRTIDFHVKNPYFRHFRRFKLQNYQCSLSFIFAIEEINRNPHLLPNTSLGFDLYDVQRSEWGILTEAFFWLTGIGIGIPNYRCRRESKAVALLTGASWLTSARIGRLLNLYKYPQLSFGPFNTLLNDRGQFPYVYQTAPKDSSLSLGIISLLLHFSWTWVGLVLIDNHKGSKILSDMRGEMYRNRVCIAFVKMAPENLFFYDTSFMETINVIEKSSANVVIIYDDRESLHCLIIRSLHFVKTWKVWVMNAKFDSSICFEPFIFDSFHGTLLFTHHHDEISDFRTFIQAYTPSKYPDDHYLDIFWKNWFNCSLSLPDCKVSANCQPNVSLELLPSNLWEMSMTEASYNIYNSVYAVAQTLHKMTVKQVEIEPHGNGERNIYPWELHPFLKKIQLKNGAGHHVVLDSQMKLDEEYDILNFWNFPNGLRQNMKVGTFSSKAPHVHQLFLSDHMIQWATGFTELPSSTCSESCVPGFRKLHLEVEPNCCYDCAPCPENEISNETDMDNCVKCPESHYANAQQNHCLEKAVTFLSYEDPLGKALSCMSLGCSLLTAGILGVFVKHYHTPIVKANNRSLTCILLITLNFCFLCPLFFIGHPNTAICVLQQSIFAVLFTVALSTVLAKTLTVVLAFKATVPGRMVRWLMTSRASNFIIPFCTLTQLVLCGIWLSISPPFVDLDAHSEHGHIIIVCNKGSELAFHCVLGYLCCLALGSYTMAYLSMNLPDTFNEAKFLTFSMLMFFCVWVTFLPVYHNTKGKVMVAMEVFAILSSSAGLLGCIFAPKCYIILLRPERNSLHFMKSKAHSRIKF